The Pricia mediterranea genome includes a window with the following:
- a CDS encoding translocation/assembly module TamB domain-containing protein has protein sequence MEKKKRNKILRRIGRVLLVFLVFFVALVLFIRSPWGQGIIVSKVTDFVSEKTGTEVNIDRLFLTFSGNLSLEGLYLEDKKGDTLVFSKALEADVGLSQIIFGNTFNLEYLEWEGLKANVTRQEGSEDFNFSFLADAFASQDSVPAPEEDAEPMEVNVGTIDLKDFDIVYDDGFLGIDAKLRLGRLYTEANTIDLEAMRFELDELQLTDTEAVYEQTKPFPETEDTTETALPYLAVDNFNIERVKANYSSVPDSLTADVAIGNFLLELPKADLAKSDIEVESLELKDSDISLRMAAQTPQTEDSVAVADAGEGFEWPEFTVQVDQIDFEDNNFAYTTGNNRPKAGKFNPDAVAISNFILQANDIVYRPKTANLDLGQLAFTEKSGFQLKEFSFDARLEDNSASLSDLQLRTNNSSVSGDISLDYSTVDALMETPENAEIEIDIPNLKLALQDAYVFQPDLADNEYLKKAAQKAVTGNFEAKGTLASLEIPTLELDWGEGTSLKAIGQLDNATEPDALAFDFETIRMTSAREDVLQFISEDSLGISVPETMQVDASAQGSVDAMDADVLLQIPEGTVQLAGSYSNRQTMAFDGRLKVDSLRLDKILKNAQLGGVTFTIDAEGSGGSLSTLNATLESDFTQLSFDDYDFSNLELNGDIVDGQGDIHLAFKDDNLNLKANTQVDLDSTDSQIKLDLNLIGADLQALGVTQEDIRTGIKLNAEFKGNADSFDLNALLSEGTAVYENDQYKLGDVDLSAVVREMGTEVRIESEFLKGDLKANASPDQLLSALQDQFEGYFSEGKPLSGESDAAGTNALTRENGDALTKNEFDQIDHADSGSGTVTNSSDNLDSGIEPDNQTVAQTYSRNNSGAAPQSATDTISGPVTLNLNAGLTTTPILREVFLKGLDRLDTIVVKADFNAATKKLSAGLNVPIAEYGGTAIDSLEVLINGGADNLDFSAGFAGIQTDPIDIKRTIFEGKLKNRRMYLDFSSFDGPDRLIHVGSNVAMKTDTIHLHIAPEELIFNKKKWSIPEDNRIAIGDGFLDFTDFRLSQNGQQLTVSNSLSDIDREHIGVSFDKFALQTILSLLNPDDALAGGLVEGRVVVENPFGASGLVADLNINDLRVLQARLGNLALKAASQGQNSYDFDLALKEGGVDFDLTGDYTASETGAELNLDLDLNRLELSAAEALSQGAIKQAEGFVSGNVQVSGTTTEPEYQGEFAFNQVAFNVTTLNSVFKIDNETLRLDNSGLYLDSFDIADKKGDAFTVDGNILTESLINPEFDLNLKADAFQVLNSTEEDNELYYGKASFDADMTVKGNLNLPNVEGRLRIRKVTDITYVVPEATLDVQERDGVVIFVNHDNPDAILTRKEQEETSAFFKGMDVQVVLEIANDAVFHVIMDQKTGDNLEVSGDAELNLNIEPSGRIGLSGRYELNDGHYETSLYNLVNRRFDIKPGSTVTWRGDPMDAALDVTAVYKVETSAAPLMSTVTSGANPSVAGKYRQVLPFLVYLYVEGELLQPKLSFGMDMPEDEQGALGGAVYGRVKQLNEQEGELNRQVFSLLALNRFFPGSGSDGSGGGTAAMARDNVNKVLSGQMNAFSDKVFGNTGIDLNFDLDSFTDYQGDSPQDRTQLDIEAQKKLFDDRLIVSAGSSVDVEGSASENQGQTPLIGNVSLEYLLTENGRYRLRGYRKNEYTNVIDGQLIVTGLALIFNREFNEFSELFNPLKDEEENGADIKTKDSDTEQTNKKHDTEATEDNEN, from the coding sequence TTGGAGAAAAAGAAAAGAAATAAGATCTTAAGGCGTATAGGGCGGGTACTGCTCGTGTTTCTGGTTTTTTTCGTCGCATTGGTGCTTTTTATCCGAAGTCCTTGGGGACAAGGCATTATCGTCTCTAAAGTCACCGATTTCGTTTCGGAAAAGACCGGTACGGAGGTCAATATCGACCGTTTGTTCCTGACGTTCTCGGGAAATCTTTCCTTGGAAGGCTTGTATTTGGAGGATAAAAAAGGAGATACGTTGGTCTTTTCCAAGGCCCTGGAAGCCGATGTGGGGCTATCGCAGATCATTTTCGGGAATACCTTCAATTTGGAGTATTTGGAATGGGAAGGCCTAAAAGCTAACGTGACGCGACAGGAGGGTTCGGAGGATTTCAACTTCAGTTTTCTGGCGGATGCCTTTGCTTCGCAGGATTCCGTGCCCGCTCCCGAAGAGGATGCCGAACCCATGGAAGTCAACGTAGGCACTATCGATCTGAAGGATTTCGATATCGTTTACGATGACGGTTTTTTGGGGATTGATGCTAAACTCCGGTTGGGGCGGCTCTATACCGAGGCGAATACCATCGACCTTGAGGCCATGCGCTTTGAACTGGACGAGCTCCAATTGACCGATACCGAGGCGGTCTATGAACAGACAAAACCCTTTCCCGAGACCGAGGACACCACCGAAACGGCCTTGCCCTATCTAGCGGTGGATAATTTTAACATCGAAAGGGTAAAGGCGAACTATAGTTCCGTTCCCGACAGCCTGACGGCCGATGTCGCCATTGGGAATTTCCTGTTGGAACTGCCCAAGGCCGACCTGGCCAAGAGCGACATCGAAGTGGAAAGCTTGGAACTGAAAGACTCCGATATTTCCCTCAGGATGGCCGCCCAGACACCACAGACCGAAGATTCGGTGGCCGTTGCCGACGCCGGCGAAGGCTTCGAATGGCCTGAATTTACAGTACAGGTCGACCAAATCGACTTTGAAGACAATAATTTTGCCTACACTACGGGAAATAATCGACCAAAAGCGGGCAAGTTCAATCCTGATGCCGTTGCTATTTCCAATTTTATCCTTCAGGCCAACGACATTGTATATCGGCCCAAAACCGCCAACCTTGACTTAGGGCAGCTGGCCTTCACTGAAAAGAGCGGATTCCAGTTGAAGGAATTTAGCTTCGATGCCCGTCTCGAAGATAACAGTGCATCCCTTTCGGACTTGCAATTACGCACAAACAACAGTTCCGTTTCCGGGGACATCTCCTTGGACTATTCCACGGTAGATGCCCTGATGGAAACTCCTGAAAACGCAGAAATCGAGATCGATATTCCCAATTTGAAGCTCGCCCTGCAGGATGCCTACGTCTTTCAGCCCGATTTGGCCGATAACGAATACCTGAAAAAAGCCGCCCAAAAAGCCGTTACCGGTAATTTTGAGGCGAAGGGTACTTTGGCAAGCCTTGAGATTCCGACCCTGGAACTCGATTGGGGAGAGGGCACATCCCTTAAGGCGATAGGACAGCTGGATAATGCCACCGAACCCGATGCGTTGGCCTTCGACTTCGAGACCATCCGGATGACATCCGCCCGGGAAGACGTGCTGCAATTTATATCGGAAGACAGTCTGGGTATCTCCGTTCCGGAAACGATGCAGGTGGACGCTTCTGCGCAAGGGTCGGTCGATGCTATGGATGCGGATGTCCTACTGCAAATTCCCGAAGGCACGGTCCAGCTGGCCGGTAGCTATTCCAACCGGCAGACGATGGCCTTCGATGGAAGACTGAAAGTGGACAGCCTAAGATTGGACAAAATCTTAAAAAACGCCCAACTGGGCGGAGTAACCTTCACGATAGACGCCGAGGGCAGCGGCGGCAGTCTTTCTACCCTTAATGCGACTTTGGAGTCCGACTTCACCCAACTCTCCTTCGACGATTACGATTTTTCGAATCTTGAACTAAATGGCGATATCGTCGATGGGCAAGGTGATATCCATCTAGCTTTTAAAGACGATAACCTGAATTTAAAAGCCAATACCCAGGTCGATCTGGACAGTACCGACTCCCAGATCAAACTGGACCTGAACCTGATCGGTGCCGACCTGCAGGCCCTCGGGGTTACCCAAGAGGATATCCGTACGGGAATCAAATTGAACGCTGAATTCAAGGGCAACGCGGATAGCTTCGACTTAAACGCCTTGCTATCCGAAGGTACGGCGGTGTACGAAAACGACCAGTACAAATTGGGTGATGTCGACCTGAGTGCAGTGGTTCGCGAAATGGGTACCGAAGTCAGGATCGAGAGTGAATTCCTAAAGGGCGACCTAAAGGCGAATGCCAGCCCCGACCAACTGCTATCCGCTTTACAAGATCAGTTCGAAGGGTATTTTTCCGAAGGAAAACCATTGTCCGGCGAATCGGATGCCGCGGGAACGAACGCCCTGACCAGGGAGAATGGCGACGCCTTGACGAAGAACGAGTTTGACCAAATTGACCATGCCGATTCCGGCAGCGGCACCGTTACCAATTCCAGCGATAACCTTGATTCCGGGATTGAACCCGACAACCAGACAGTCGCCCAAACCTACTCACGAAACAACAGCGGTGCCGCACCCCAAAGCGCTACTGATACTATCTCCGGTCCCGTAACCCTGAATCTAAATGCCGGTCTGACCACTACCCCCATTTTAAGGGAGGTATTCCTTAAGGGACTCGACCGTCTCGATACCATTGTTGTAAAGGCAGATTTCAATGCCGCCACCAAAAAATTGTCCGCAGGACTCAACGTGCCAATTGCGGAATACGGGGGTACCGCCATCGACAGCCTGGAGGTACTCATCAACGGCGGGGCCGACAATTTGGACTTTAGCGCCGGTTTTGCCGGGATACAAACGGACCCCATCGATATCAAACGCACGATTTTTGAGGGGAAGCTGAAGAATAGGCGAATGTATCTCGACTTTAGTTCTTTCGACGGGCCGGACCGGCTGATTCATGTGGGCTCCAATGTAGCCATGAAAACCGATACGATACACCTGCACATCGCCCCCGAAGAATTGATTTTCAACAAAAAGAAGTGGAGCATCCCAGAAGACAACCGGATAGCCATCGGCGATGGCTTTCTTGACTTTACCGATTTTAGGCTGAGCCAAAATGGCCAGCAGCTTACGGTAAGCAATTCCCTGTCCGATATCGACAGGGAACATATCGGGGTCAGCTTTGACAAGTTTGCGCTGCAGACCATTTTGAGCCTTTTAAATCCCGATGATGCTTTGGCCGGCGGACTGGTCGAGGGCAGGGTAGTTGTCGAAAATCCCTTTGGGGCGTCCGGACTCGTGGCCGATCTTAATATCAATGACCTCCGGGTACTGCAGGCTCGCTTGGGAAATTTGGCTTTAAAGGCGGCTTCGCAGGGCCAAAACAGCTATGATTTCGACCTGGCCCTAAAGGAGGGTGGTGTCGATTTCGACCTGACCGGCGATTATACCGCGTCCGAGACTGGGGCGGAGCTGAATCTGGACCTCGACCTAAACCGGCTCGAACTGTCGGCAGCGGAAGCGCTATCGCAAGGGGCGATCAAACAGGCCGAGGGCTTCGTTTCGGGTAATGTACAGGTGAGCGGAACCACGACCGAACCCGAGTATCAAGGAGAGTTCGCCTTTAATCAGGTGGCGTTTAACGTAACTACCTTGAATTCCGTTTTTAAGATTGACAACGAAACGCTAAGGCTGGATAATTCGGGACTTTATCTCGACTCTTTTGATATTGCGGATAAGAAGGGCGACGCCTTTACCGTCGATGGGAATATCCTTACCGAATCCTTGATAAATCCTGAATTTGACCTCAATCTCAAAGCCGATGCCTTTCAGGTGCTGAATTCCACAGAGGAAGACAATGAACTCTATTACGGAAAGGCCAGTTTCGATGCCGATATGACCGTAAAAGGCAACCTTAACTTGCCTAATGTGGAAGGCAGGCTCCGTATTCGCAAGGTGACCGACATTACTTACGTGGTGCCCGAAGCCACACTTGATGTGCAAGAGCGGGACGGGGTAGTCATCTTCGTCAACCATGACAATCCCGATGCTATCCTGACCCGGAAAGAGCAGGAAGAAACATCCGCATTCTTTAAGGGGATGGATGTTCAGGTCGTTCTTGAAATTGCGAACGATGCGGTCTTTCACGTCATCATGGACCAAAAGACCGGTGACAATCTCGAGGTTTCGGGGGATGCCGAGCTGAACCTAAACATCGAACCGAGCGGTCGAATCGGACTTTCGGGACGGTACGAACTTAACGATGGTCATTACGAGACCAGTTTGTATAATCTGGTCAACCGAAGGTTCGATATCAAACCGGGAAGTACCGTTACCTGGCGTGGCGATCCAATGGATGCGGCCCTGGACGTGACCGCAGTGTACAAGGTCGAGACCTCTGCCGCGCCTCTGATGTCCACCGTAACCTCGGGCGCGAATCCCAGTGTAGCCGGAAAATACAGGCAGGTGCTACCCTTTCTGGTATATCTCTACGTCGAGGGCGAACTGCTGCAGCCGAAACTTTCTTTCGGAATGGATATGCCGGAAGACGAACAAGGGGCCCTGGGGGGGGCGGTCTACGGACGGGTAAAGCAGTTGAACGAGCAAGAGGGCGAACTAAACCGACAGGTATTCTCGTTGCTGGCCCTTAACCGCTTTTTCCCAGGGTCCGGTAGCGACGGTAGTGGTGGGGGTACCGCGGCCATGGCGCGGGACAATGTGAACAAGGTGCTTTCGGGCCAGATGAACGCCTTTTCGGACAAGGTATTTGGCAATACCGGTATCGACCTTAATTTTGACCTTGACAGCTTCACCGATTATCAAGGGGACAGTCCCCAAGACCGCACCCAGCTTGACATCGAAGCTCAAAAAAAATTGTTCGACGACCGATTGATCGTCTCGGCGGGGAGCTCGGTCGATGTCGAAGGCAGTGCTTCTGAAAATCAGGGGCAGACTCCCCTTATCGGAAACGTAAGCTTGGAATATCTCCTGACCGAGAACGGCCGCTATCGTTTAAGGGGCTACCGTAAGAACGAATATACCAATGTTATTGACGGCCAGTTGATCGTCACCGGGCTGGCTCTGATCTTTAACAGAGAGTTCAATGAATTCAGTGAACTGTTCAATCCCTTGAAAGACGAGGAGGAAAATGGTGCTGACATAAAAACTAAGGATTCGGACACGGAACAAACTAATAAGAAACATGACACAGAAGCGACAGAGGACAATGAAAATTAG
- a CDS encoding helix-turn-helix and ligand-binding sensor domain-containing protein, whose product MPARLKPFQFLALLLPLWLCAQHILPPIQNYRTFDYHAASKNWGLAANEAGEIFVANNKGLLHFNGEGWTLYELPDRTVIRSVAYIDAKVYTGSYEEFGYWEKDATGVLQYTSLTHLIKEHKFTSEEFWQILSYNDSILFRSFSGIYQYKDDDITIIDSDLISVNIALYEGRLVVAADGGFYLLENEELVRIKDLGLLDGKTIIDMVPTPEGFLIGTKLNGCYLYRNDRVAAWDAPINAELKAQQLNRILPLNDHKIAFGTIKNGIYLYDLEREASQHLNRETGLQNNTVLALLQFKDQLWAGLDNGISRINLDAPITSYTDYSGVVGTVYDLALFQGTLYMGSNTGIYYFEDDRLHFLQGSQGHVWDLEILEGELLAGHNTGTFRIEKATMDKISDISGGYQFAKVPENGSTYLQGTYTGMARYQKNAAGKWQVKRVAGIDFPVNQLCFETPRTLWAAHPYRGLYRMTIDPDYGQIMEKQKIATDALPSNFNIKLYKIKNQIVIQSGGRWHKYDPILDEITDFEEFRPYDHMRLVHHDRGYFWFIDSERSKELISTDLKKDSLAIAEPLLKKRMVPDTEAMVKINDSIYLLSLVDGFGRIDLNGLKQHLRNTEILAPKLAFFRDGEKRHPLTDSIFQVPNGNTRNIRIQVTAPESFRSRYRYALKGPENRSAYTDTGTIDFQNLPHGSYTLLVATLGRDNGTSPIKEIRFEIAPPWYLSWWSLLIYTGVLIATIFIVREYHRRKLRREQVALKRQMHREEQERSAAREKQKLEQEIMQKQKELARTTLNIAKKNELILELKDMLALNKKAFSNQRRYHSLQKKLEASLDGDADWKYFEINFKELHGDFFEGLLRQFPKLTPKDLKLCAYLKMNLSSKEIAPLMGISTRGVEIHRYRLRKKLNMEKAQNLSRFLIQFS is encoded by the coding sequence ATGCCGGCACGATTAAAACCATTCCAATTTCTGGCCCTGCTTTTGCCCCTATGGCTCTGTGCCCAACACATATTGCCGCCGATTCAGAACTACAGGACCTTTGACTACCACGCCGCGAGCAAGAACTGGGGCCTGGCGGCAAACGAAGCAGGGGAAATATTCGTCGCCAATAACAAGGGCCTACTGCATTTCAACGGGGAGGGATGGACCCTATATGAACTACCGGACCGAACGGTCATACGTTCCGTAGCCTATATCGATGCCAAGGTATATACCGGGTCGTACGAGGAGTTCGGTTATTGGGAAAAGGATGCCACGGGGGTGCTGCAATACACTTCTTTAACCCATCTGATCAAGGAGCATAAGTTTACCAGCGAGGAGTTTTGGCAGATTTTGTCCTACAATGATAGCATCCTTTTCCGGTCCTTTTCAGGCATCTACCAGTATAAGGATGACGACATCACCATCATAGACTCCGACCTTATTAGCGTTAACATCGCGCTCTATGAAGGACGCCTGGTGGTAGCGGCCGATGGCGGGTTTTATCTCTTGGAAAACGAGGAACTCGTCCGCATCAAAGATCTCGGCCTTTTGGATGGGAAGACCATCATCGACATGGTTCCCACCCCCGAGGGATTTTTGATCGGCACCAAACTCAACGGCTGCTACCTTTATCGTAATGATCGGGTCGCGGCTTGGGACGCCCCTATCAACGCGGAGCTCAAAGCGCAACAGCTTAACAGGATTTTGCCCCTTAACGACCATAAAATAGCCTTTGGCACCATCAAGAACGGTATCTATCTCTACGACCTTGAAAGGGAGGCCAGCCAACACCTGAACCGGGAGACGGGCCTGCAGAACAATACGGTGCTGGCCCTGCTTCAGTTCAAAGATCAGCTTTGGGCGGGCCTGGACAATGGCATCTCCCGCATCAACCTCGACGCGCCTATCACCTCCTACACCGATTATTCGGGCGTAGTGGGCACGGTGTACGATCTGGCTCTTTTTCAAGGTACGCTGTATATGGGGAGCAATACCGGCATTTATTATTTCGAGGATGACCGATTGCATTTTCTGCAAGGCTCCCAAGGCCACGTCTGGGATCTTGAAATTTTGGAAGGGGAACTCTTGGCCGGCCACAATACCGGCACCTTTAGGATCGAAAAGGCCACCATGGACAAAATATCGGACATTTCGGGCGGCTACCAGTTCGCCAAAGTGCCGGAGAACGGATCTACCTACCTACAGGGCACCTACACGGGGATGGCCAGATACCAAAAGAATGCCGCTGGGAAATGGCAGGTCAAAAGAGTGGCAGGTATCGATTTTCCGGTCAACCAATTGTGTTTCGAAACCCCCCGAACGCTATGGGCGGCGCATCCGTATAGGGGGCTTTATCGGATGACGATCGACCCGGATTATGGCCAAATAATGGAAAAACAGAAAATTGCCACCGATGCGCTGCCGAGCAACTTCAATATCAAACTCTATAAAATCAAGAACCAGATTGTAATCCAAAGTGGGGGGCGGTGGCATAAATACGATCCTATTTTGGACGAGATAACCGATTTTGAGGAGTTCAGGCCCTACGACCATATGAGGCTGGTGCACCATGATCGAGGATATTTTTGGTTCATCGACAGCGAGAGGTCCAAAGAATTGATTTCTACCGACCTGAAAAAGGATAGTTTGGCCATTGCGGAGCCCCTCTTGAAAAAACGTATGGTTCCCGATACCGAAGCAATGGTCAAGATCAACGACTCCATCTACCTTTTGAGTCTGGTCGATGGTTTTGGTCGTATCGACCTGAACGGATTAAAACAGCACCTTCGGAATACCGAGATTTTAGCACCTAAGCTCGCCTTTTTCAGGGACGGAGAAAAACGTCATCCCTTGACCGACAGCATTTTTCAAGTCCCGAACGGGAATACGCGGAATATACGAATACAGGTAACCGCGCCAGAATCCTTCCGGTCTCGGTATCGCTACGCTTTAAAGGGACCTGAAAATCGTTCCGCCTATACCGACACCGGCACCATTGACTTTCAAAACCTGCCCCACGGCAGTTACACCTTACTGGTTGCTACATTGGGAAGGGACAACGGCACCTCGCCCATAAAAGAGATTCGATTTGAAATCGCCCCGCCCTGGTACCTTTCGTGGTGGAGCCTACTCATCTACACAGGGGTCTTGATCGCTACGATATTCATTGTAAGGGAATACCATCGAAGAAAACTTCGGAGGGAACAAGTGGCCTTAAAGCGGCAGATGCACCGAGAGGAACAAGAACGTTCAGCGGCACGGGAAAAGCAAAAACTGGAACAGGAAATTATGCAAAAACAAAAGGAACTCGCCCGAACTACCCTGAACATAGCCAAGAAAAACGAGCTGATCTTGGAACTTAAAGATATGCTTGCCTTAAACAAGAAAGCCTTTTCGAACCAACGCCGATACCATTCCCTACAAAAAAAATTGGAAGCATCTCTTGACGGCGATGCCGACTGGAAGTATTTCGAGATCAACTTCAAAGAACTGCACGGCGACTTTTTTGAGGGCCTGCTCCGCCAGTTTCCCAAATTGACGCCCAAAGACTTGAAGTTATGCGCCTACCTAAAAATGAACCTGTCCTCTAAGGAAATCGCTCCCCTTATGGGCATTTCGACCCGCGGCGTTGAAATACATCGCTATCGGCTACGAAAGAAGCTCAACATGGAGAAAGCACAGAACTTAAGCCGATTTTTGATTCAGTTTAGTTAA
- a CDS encoding BamA/TamA family outer membrane protein, protein MKLRATYNQIWMLFIVVVATSCSVKKFIPKDENLYTGAEIVTTLEEDAEDVNIGGLNAELNTLLRPEPNSKILGMRLGLYYYYKAQRENPGFINKWLNKKIGEEPVYFSDVNPQRVEELILNRMDNRGFFYGQAVSEIDSTEKFAHVQYKVEVPQPYTVETFELEKDSLPIYDELQDLVADTRIDQGDRFDLQLMKFERERIDKALKQRGYYNFNPDFLIFEADTNRYDNKKFDLYLRLKKNVPSRSVIPYAIDSITVHPNYTIDSDTLSTVTDTVNGIYFVQREEFFKPEKLEPYILIEEGQKYDSQTARLTSNRLSSIGSYKFVNIRFNEKDTVANANGNGLLDADIFLSPRTKRSIRAELKAVSKSNGFAGPGLGLSYNNHNFLKGGETFSLSGNFSYETQISGGSDSGLSSIAGGLKADLIIPRLVPFSPSRFKYAVPKTKISLGGDILKRSKLYTLTSVNASFGYTWKANKYVFHELNPISLNYVNLADTTAEFDSILNKNPFLRQSFEQQFIAGMNYSFTYNELVDEDKSLPFFFSTNLDVAGNTLDLATGDSKTVFGLEYAQYAKLDVDFRQYFRWGREQALIARVYAGWGIPYGNSSTLPFVKQFFSGGPYSVRAFKIRSLGPGIFTSENTESTSFFDQSGNLKLEGNLEYRFPIVSYLKGAVFADAGNIWLTSQPEISDDEPQSSVDFNQELFTKGKFGKNWTKELGIGVGFGLRVDIQSFVIRLDLASPVQVPYLPEGERTRTPFFGGGDNNLVWNFAIGYPF, encoded by the coding sequence TTGAAGCTTAGAGCCACATATAACCAGATTTGGATGTTGTTCATTGTGGTCGTCGCGACCTCGTGCAGCGTTAAAAAATTTATTCCCAAAGACGAAAATCTTTACACCGGCGCAGAAATCGTGACCACGCTCGAAGAAGATGCGGAAGATGTCAACATCGGCGGATTGAATGCGGAGCTGAATACTTTGCTCCGGCCCGAACCGAATTCTAAGATTTTGGGCATGCGCTTGGGATTGTATTATTATTATAAGGCACAGCGCGAAAATCCGGGATTCATCAACAAATGGCTCAATAAAAAAATAGGGGAGGAGCCCGTCTATTTCTCAGATGTGAATCCCCAGCGGGTCGAGGAACTGATTCTTAACCGGATGGACAACCGTGGGTTTTTCTACGGTCAGGCCGTTTCGGAAATCGATAGTACCGAAAAATTTGCCCACGTGCAGTATAAGGTGGAGGTGCCGCAACCCTATACCGTAGAAACTTTTGAACTTGAAAAAGATTCCCTTCCCATTTATGATGAGCTGCAAGATCTTGTGGCCGACACCCGAATCGACCAAGGCGACCGTTTCGATCTACAGCTGATGAAGTTTGAACGGGAACGGATCGATAAGGCTTTAAAACAGCGTGGATATTACAATTTCAATCCCGATTTTCTAATCTTCGAGGCCGATACCAACCGATACGACAATAAGAAATTCGATCTTTATCTTCGATTGAAGAAAAACGTTCCAAGCCGTTCCGTGATTCCCTACGCCATTGACTCCATTACCGTACACCCGAATTATACTATTGATAGCGATACTTTATCAACAGTGACCGATACGGTGAATGGAATCTATTTTGTACAGCGCGAGGAGTTTTTCAAACCCGAAAAACTGGAACCATACATCTTGATCGAAGAGGGACAAAAATACGATTCACAGACCGCCCGGCTGACCAGTAACCGATTATCGTCGATTGGCAGTTACAAATTCGTGAACATCCGATTTAATGAAAAGGATACCGTTGCCAATGCAAATGGCAACGGGCTGCTCGACGCGGATATTTTTCTTTCCCCACGGACGAAAAGGTCGATACGTGCCGAGCTGAAGGCCGTCAGCAAATCCAACGGATTTGCGGGGCCGGGCCTCGGACTGAGTTATAACAACCACAATTTTTTAAAAGGGGGGGAGACCTTTAGCCTTAGTGGTAATTTTTCGTATGAGACCCAGATTTCAGGGGGCAGCGATTCCGGCTTAAGTAGTATCGCGGGGGGGCTGAAAGCCGACCTGATTATTCCGCGCTTGGTGCCCTTTTCCCCGAGCCGTTTCAAGTATGCTGTACCCAAGACCAAAATCAGCTTGGGCGGGGATATTTTGAAAAGAAGCAAGCTCTATACCCTCACTTCGGTAAACGCGTCCTTCGGATATACTTGGAAAGCCAACAAATACGTTTTTCACGAGCTGAATCCCATTAGTCTGAACTACGTCAATCTGGCGGATACCACGGCGGAGTTCGATAGTATCCTGAACAAAAATCCGTTTTTACGGCAAAGTTTCGAACAGCAGTTTATTGCGGGCATGAACTACAGTTTTACCTATAATGAACTGGTCGACGAAGACAAGTCCCTTCCCTTCTTTTTTTCCACTAATCTAGACGTGGCCGGGAATACGTTGGACCTGGCTACGGGAGATAGCAAAACGGTATTCGGTCTCGAATATGCCCAATACGCTAAGTTAGATGTCGATTTCCGGCAATATTTTAGATGGGGCAGGGAACAGGCCCTGATCGCCCGGGTTTACGCAGGATGGGGTATTCCCTATGGAAACTCGAGCACCCTGCCTTTCGTGAAACAGTTTTTTTCCGGGGGACCTTACAGTGTGAGGGCCTTTAAGATCCGTTCGCTCGGTCCGGGGATCTTTACCTCCGAGAACACGGAATCGACCTCGTTTTTCGATCAATCGGGAAATCTGAAACTAGAAGGGAACCTGGAATATCGTTTCCCCATAGTTTCTTATCTCAAGGGGGCGGTTTTTGCCGATGCCGGCAATATATGGCTGACTAGCCAACCCGAAATATCGGATGACGAGCCGCAGAGCAGTGTTGATTTCAACCAAGAACTATTCACTAAGGGAAAATTCGGAAAGAATTGGACCAAGGAACTGGGTATCGGGGTAGGCTTTGGGTTGCGGGTGGACATCCAAAGTTTTGTCATCCGTTTAGATTTGGCCTCGCCGGTGCAGGTACCCTATCTGCCCGAAGGCGAACGCACGCGAACACCCTTTTTCGGCGGTGGGGACAATAATCTGGTGTGGAATTTTGCGATTGGATATCCGTTTTGA